In one window of uncultured Sphaerochaeta sp. DNA:
- the sbcB gene encoding exodeoxyribonuclease I, with protein MNTHTSKQTIFWYDLETFGLDSRYDRIAQFAGQRTDLNLNPIGEPTVLYCKLSDDYLPDPLSCTITGITPQEVNKKGMCESEFIARINAEFSKPSTVVAGFNNIRFDDEFIRNALYRNFFDPYQREWKNNCSRWDIIDLVRAAYDLRPEGITWPPRKETTGNPTFRLTSLTEANNISQEGAHDALVDVRATIEIARLIKNKQPKLYDYYFSLRAKSQVKRVVPTPFGQPVLFTSAMFSKNEGCSRLITPITHMKSNANAIICFDLSKDTAPLLRANEKTLLKTEGVFTLAINKCPFVSPLSVLTDQLAVKLGIDKDLAMFRHQQIASHPKLLLIARNVEDTFEGVDDVDFQLYDRFFADADQKRFSLIREAEPKEKLSLHLDFEDTRIPTMLFRHVARNWEEVLTEEQLLRWRSFCAERTLNPPGAVKMNWNFFKRKIEERLASTETPAQEKLVLADLKQYGEELEKRIFF; from the coding sequence ATGAATACGCACACTTCCAAACAGACAATATTCTGGTATGACCTTGAAACCTTTGGGCTTGACAGCCGATACGATAGAATCGCCCAGTTTGCAGGGCAACGCACTGATCTCAACCTCAATCCCATTGGCGAGCCTACCGTCCTGTACTGCAAACTCAGCGACGACTACCTGCCCGATCCACTTTCGTGCACCATCACCGGCATTACCCCGCAGGAAGTGAACAAGAAGGGAATGTGCGAAAGCGAATTCATTGCCCGAATCAATGCAGAGTTCTCAAAACCCTCCACCGTGGTTGCAGGATTCAACAATATCCGTTTTGATGATGAGTTCATTCGCAATGCTCTTTATCGAAATTTCTTCGACCCTTACCAGAGAGAGTGGAAGAACAACTGCAGTCGCTGGGATATCATCGACTTGGTACGTGCAGCGTACGACCTACGCCCTGAAGGCATCACCTGGCCCCCCAGAAAGGAGACCACGGGAAACCCAACGTTCCGGCTCACCAGCCTTACCGAGGCAAACAATATCAGCCAGGAAGGAGCGCATGATGCATTGGTAGATGTCAGGGCTACCATTGAAATTGCCCGCCTGATCAAGAACAAACAGCCAAAGCTGTATGATTACTACTTCTCCCTCAGGGCAAAAAGCCAGGTCAAGCGGGTGGTTCCCACGCCCTTCGGGCAACCGGTTCTCTTTACCTCTGCCATGTTCAGCAAGAATGAAGGTTGCTCACGCCTCATCACCCCGATCACCCACATGAAGAGCAATGCCAATGCCATTATCTGTTTTGACCTGAGCAAGGACACCGCTCCACTACTGAGGGCAAATGAGAAAACACTGCTCAAGACAGAGGGTGTTTTCACCCTGGCGATCAACAAGTGTCCGTTTGTCTCCCCGCTGAGTGTGCTTACCGACCAGCTAGCCGTAAAACTCGGGATAGACAAGGATCTAGCCATGTTCCGCCACCAACAAATTGCGAGCCACCCCAAGCTGTTGCTTATCGCACGGAATGTCGAGGACACCTTTGAAGGGGTTGATGATGTGGATTTCCAACTCTACGACCGCTTCTTCGCTGATGCCGACCAGAAGCGCTTTTCCCTGATCCGGGAAGCCGAGCCGAAGGAAAAACTCTCCTTGCACCTGGACTTTGAGGATACCAGGATTCCTACCATGCTCTTCCGTCATGTTGCACGAAATTGGGAGGAAGTACTCACTGAGGAACAACTCCTGAGATGGCGTAGCTTCTGTGCCGAGCGCACACTCAACCCACCAGGAGCCGTCAAGATGAACTGGAATTTCTTCAAACGCAAGATTGAGGAGAGGCTGGCAAGCACCGAGACTCCTGCCCAGGAGAAACTGGTACTTGCCGATCTTAAGCAGTATGGGGAAGAACTCGAGAAACGAATCTTCTTCTAG